One region of Chitinophaga varians genomic DNA includes:
- a CDS encoding TrmH family RNA methyltransferase — protein MLSKAQIKYIQSLQHKKNRQKSSQYIAEGDKIVQELLQAGMPVKAVYATSAWLLQHSQLLDRLPADAVKEVDQAALKQLSALTTPNNAMALLDMPPAQGGLPQEGTVVLALEAIQDPGNMGTLIRIADWFGIRQIIVSPDCVDVYNPKTIQATMGSIARVQVKEMDIRTLLEESKLPSYAATLHGVDITSFTTLREGIILIGNEGRGLSEETIAHATHRITIPRLGGAESLNAAVAAGIICGRLLI, from the coding sequence ATGTTGTCAAAGGCGCAAATTAAATATATTCAATCATTACAGCACAAAAAAAACCGTCAAAAATCCAGCCAGTATATTGCGGAAGGAGACAAGATCGTACAGGAGCTACTACAGGCGGGCATGCCAGTGAAAGCCGTATATGCCACCAGTGCATGGCTGCTTCAGCATAGCCAGCTCCTGGACCGTTTGCCGGCGGATGCTGTAAAAGAGGTGGACCAGGCAGCCCTGAAACAACTGTCGGCGCTTACCACGCCGAACAATGCCATGGCCCTGCTGGACATGCCGCCGGCGCAGGGAGGGCTTCCGCAGGAAGGTACAGTGGTACTGGCGCTTGAAGCGATCCAGGACCCCGGCAACATGGGCACGCTGATTCGTATAGCCGACTGGTTTGGCATCCGGCAAATCATCGTTTCCCCCGACTGTGTGGACGTTTACAATCCCAAAACCATCCAGGCCACCATGGGCAGTATCGCCCGGGTACAGGTGAAAGAGATGGACATCCGGACGCTGCTGGAAGAAAGTAAGCTGCCTTCCTACGCCGCTACTTTGCATGGAGTGGACATCACCAGCTTTACCACCCTCCGGGAAGGGATTATCCTGATCGGTAACGAAGGCCGCGGGCTGAGCGAAGAGACCATTGCGCACGCTACCCATCGCATCACCATCCCGCGCCTTGGCGGCGCTGAATCCCTGAACGCAGCCGTAGCCGCCGGCATTATCTGTGGCAGATTATTGATTTAA